From a single Sphingosinicellaceae bacterium genomic region:
- a CDS encoding CHAP domain-containing protein, with the protein MLISKRQIVIGATAATLFPSATVFGQERRDFFGQSVGIKGTLPTDPKDTALVPEVLALIPKGDYMATMLALARLDKNPKAPSNSVGEPWNRRWAKHANPLLVRIWHDMGYIITNDCTAWCAVTLSWCLERGGITPPKHRESSQAFLKFGTPVTTPQRGDICVFTNYGDADHGHVTIFEAMTAGHKSLQVVGANQDISSSVTNCPGNLGTNAIDERPMALKTSGHFLNRYVRP; encoded by the coding sequence ATGCTCATTTCGAAGCGCCAAATCGTGATCGGGGCGACGGCGGCCACTTTATTCCCGTCGGCCACGGTCTTCGGACAAGAGAGGCGTGACTTCTTTGGCCAGAGCGTTGGCATAAAGGGGACGCTTCCAACAGATCCTAAGGATACAGCGCTCGTACCCGAGGTGCTCGCGCTCATTCCAAAGGGCGACTACATGGCCACGATGCTGGCGCTCGCGCGGCTCGACAAAAACCCCAAGGCTCCCAGCAATTCGGTGGGAGAGCCGTGGAATCGGCGCTGGGCCAAGCACGCTAATCCACTTCTGGTGCGCATCTGGCATGACATGGGTTACATAATCACGAACGATTGTACCGCCTGGTGCGCGGTTACGCTAAGCTGGTGTCTCGAGCGGGGCGGCATCACGCCACCGAAGCATCGCGAGAGCTCGCAGGCTTTCCTGAAGTTCGGAACGCCGGTCACAACACCGCAGCGCGGGGACATCTGCGTCTTCACCAATTATGGCGACGCCGATCACGGCCATGTCACTATTTTTGAGGCGATGACGGCTGGCCATAAGTCCTTGCAGGTCGTGGGGGCTAATCAGGATATCTCGAGTTCGGTGACCAACTGTCCGGGAAATCTCGGCACCAACGCGATAGACGAACGGCCAATGGCGCTGAAAACGTCCGGCCACTTCCTTAACAGATATGTACGCCCTTGA
- a CDS encoding IS5 family transposase (programmed frameshift): MSDLIWLSEAQMRRIEPHFPLSHGVPRVDDRRVISGIIFVIRNGLRWRDAPKDYGPHKTIYNRFIRWSRLGVFNRIFAALAAKGGKPDRLMIDATHLKAHRTAASLLKKGLFPRCIGRTKGGLNSKLHAVCDGQGRPLVMLLTEGQTSDYKGAALMFDALPKAKAMLGDRGYDADWFRAALIAKGIAPCIPSKANRKTPIPHDRTIYRQRHRIENMFGKLKDWRRIHTRYDRCAHTFFSAIAIAATVIFWL, encoded by the exons ATGAGTGATCTGATCTGGTTGTCGGAGGCGCAGATGCGCCGGATCGAGCCGCATTTTCCGTTGTCGCACGGTGTGCCGAGGGTGGATGACCGGCGGGTAATCAGCGGGATCATTTTCGTGATCCGCAATGGGCTGCGCTGGCGGGACGCGCCCAAGGATTACGGCCCACACAAGACGATCTACAACCGCTTTATCCGCTGGAGCCGGCTGGGCGTGTTCAACCGCATCTTCGCAGCGCTGGCGGCCAAGGGCGGTAAGCCCGACCGGCTGATGATCGACGCGACCCATCTGAAGGCGCATCGGACCGCTGCCAGTCTGCTCAAAAAGGGGCTCT TTCCCCGATGTATCGGCCGGACCAAAGGCGGCCTGAACTCCAAGCTGCACGCGGTCTGTGACGGCCAGGGCCGGCCGCTGGTCATGCTGCTCACCGAAGGGCAGACCAGCGACTACAAGGGCGCAGCGTTGATGTTCGATGCCTTGCCCAAGGCCAAGGCGATGCTCGGCGACCGGGGTTACGACGCCGACTGGTTCCGCGCCGCCCTGATCGCCAAGGGCATCGCGCCGTGCATCCCGTCGAAGGCCAATCGAAAAACCCCGATCCCGCACGACCGGACCATCTACCGCCAGCGCCACCGCATCGAGAACATGTTCGGCAAACTCAAAGACTGGCGGCGCATCCACACCCGCTACGACCGCTGCGCCCACACCTTCTTCTCAGCCATCGCCATCGCCGCTACCGTCATCTTCTGGCTCTGA
- a CDS encoding Arm DNA-binding domain-containing protein, whose translation MGDIRVHLTDKDVARLPLPASGWYLARDTELKGFFVVVGKRKKTFTVQGDLRRDGQRQTIRVAIGEAGDVSTRDARNTGKSFLALIAKGQHPRPETVQVKNASPAPVPKSTGVTLRSAWERYRDGHMVRKGRSVGTIASYQDHVERIFAEWLDLELTELADQPALVASKHDAVSRDNGPYIANGSMRTLRAIYNHARKTHRYLPADNPVTAIDWNGETRRDSALGLADVSAWFAEVAALENPIRREFHLFTLLSGCRPSVKDDPAEPHRPQTAIVAHRRSKGWRQEGI comes from the coding sequence ATGGGTGATATCCGAGTTCATCTCACCGACAAGGACGTAGCGCGCCTGCCTCTTCCGGCATCAGGCTGGTATCTTGCCCGCGACACGGAGCTGAAAGGCTTCTTTGTCGTCGTCGGCAAACGCAAGAAAACCTTCACCGTACAGGGCGATCTCCGGAGAGACGGCCAGCGACAGACAATTCGCGTGGCTATTGGTGAGGCGGGCGACGTCAGCACTCGAGACGCGCGAAACACGGGAAAATCGTTCCTCGCCCTGATCGCGAAGGGTCAGCATCCGAGACCCGAGACGGTGCAGGTAAAGAACGCGAGCCCCGCGCCGGTGCCGAAGTCGACCGGAGTCACGCTCCGATCTGCTTGGGAACGGTACCGCGACGGTCATATGGTGAGAAAGGGCCGAAGCGTGGGCACGATTGCCAGCTATCAGGATCATGTGGAACGAATCTTCGCCGAATGGCTCGATCTCGAGCTGACGGAGCTTGCTGACCAACCTGCCTTGGTCGCATCGAAACATGACGCTGTGAGCAGGGATAACGGGCCGTATATCGCCAACGGCAGCATGAGAACGCTGCGCGCGATTTACAATCACGCGCGCAAAACCCACCGCTACTTGCCAGCAGACAACCCGGTAACTGCTATCGACTGGAATGGGGAAACTCGTCGCGACAGCGCGCTTGGGCTCGCTGACGTCTCTGCCTGGTTTGCCGAAGTGGCTGCTCTCGAAAATCCCATACGACGCGAGTTTCACCTTTTCACACTGTTGTCGGGCTGCCGGCCCAGCGTTAAAGACGATCCAGCCGAACCACATCGACCTCAAACGGCGATTGTTGCACATCGCCGTTCCAAAGGGTGGCGCCAAGAAGGCATTTGA
- a CDS encoding transposase — protein sequence MHGDIPDEPQRRKCWSPRAKAALAVQLLPLDQQSRGHPLTDPPSGKRHIRGGRAQLRQTLYMPALVATRFNPDMRAKYTALVAAGKPPKVAITAVIRKLVILANALLWTGRSWAPKPA from the coding sequence ATGCATGGCGATATTCCGGACGAGCCGCAGCGGCGGAAGTGCTGGTCGCCGCGTGCGAAGGCAGCCTTAGCGGTGCAACTTCTACCGCTCGATCAGCAAAGTAGAGGCCATCCACTGACCGATCCGCCTAGCGGCAAGCGTCATATCCGGGGCGGCCGTGCCCAGCTGCGACAAACGCTCTACATGCCAGCACTGGTCGCCACCCGGTTCAACCCAGACATGAGAGCAAAATATACAGCTCTCGTCGCCGCCGGAAAACCGCCCAAGGTGGCGATCACGGCAGTCATTCGCAAGCTCGTCATCCTTGCCAACGCGCTCCTGTGGACAGGCAGATCCTGGGCACCAAAACCCGCTTGA